The genomic window CACATCCAGCAATTCCTGCACCGTCATCTGGTCTACGCTCAAATCTTCCGACAGCCGATACACTTCTTGAGAAGCAATCGTAGGACGAACAATCAGGCAAAAATTTCCATCCTCCTGAATAATTTCCTGGGTGTAATAAATCAGTTTTCCCAAATGGGAGGAGTGGTAAAAATGTTCCGGCTTCTGGTGCTTGGTGCAATATTCCCCAAACGCATTAACGATATCGTTACGCAGTAAGTATCGCTTTTCCTGTTGACGTAACTCGCTGATAAACTGACGGATATCACTTTTTTCATCACTGTCGAGAACGGCCTGGATCAGCTCTGACATGAAAACTCCAAATTGATGAATAGTTTTACAAGACTAAATTACATAATCCCATTGGTAGTCATCCTCCCTCTGGAGGATGGAGAGTAAGGAAGTAGGCAGCACCCATATAGTTATAACACCTATCATAGGGTGTAAATTTTGCTACCAGTCCCAATACTGTTCGCATAGGGTGAGGGGGAGAGTTCCGCATACGGACTCTGGGTCATAGGGTTCGGTTAGAAGCTCAAAAAACCGACGTTAGCGTAGGGAATGGAAACCACGCTTGTACGCGGGAGCATGGCGTTTGAACAACGGATGCTGTTGGGGTTTTATAAACCTGATTAGTTCGTAGGAATGGTTAAGTGATTACGAAACCCAACGAATTCATAAGTGTTGTTTAGTTTCACCTTGTTCAACCATCCCTTACTAGGGCGTAAAGGCTAAGAGCGTGTTTGAAAAGGTATTGTCTGTAATATTTCGCACTCAGCAATCCCCCTTTTTAAGGGGAAACAGCCTCAAAGTCCCTCTTTTCAAGGGGTATTTTATACGGCTTGATGCAGCCAGTGAGACTTTTAAAATATCCTCTAAAATGCTAGGTTTTTAAAATTCGCGGAATCAAAATTTATTTTTTATAATAGGCATTATTTTACCCAACTAATTAGCGTTTTTGGGTTACTTTTACTAAAGTTTAGCGTTTCTCAGTTAGGTAAAATATATCGCGGTTCTGACGTTGGATCTATCAAAATATCGCACTTTTGTAAGGGCTTTCGGATTGCGGCAATCAATTTGTAGCAAATCCGTAAAATATTGGTTTTGCAAAACAATGGGAAGGCGGTTTTTATCTAAATAAAGTAACAAAATAGCGATAATAGCCTCCCCTTCGGGCGTTCCGAATCAAGGGATTGGAACCCCAAAGTATGCTTAACTATTTAGCAGCTTTAACTGGATTCATCGAACGCTCTAAGAAACTAAAAGTGCGTGAGGAAAGTAATGTTAATGCCAAATAAATTAAAGCAACAGCAGCGTAAATTTCAAAGGCGCGATAGTTATTTGCCACAATTAATCGCCCTTGTTGGAATAATTCCTCAAATCCAATCACCGCTACTAAGCTAGTATCTTTGAGTAAGGTGATAAACTCGTTGCCCAAGGGGGGCAGCATCCGCCGTAAGGCTTGGGGAAAGATGACATAGCGCATTGTTTCCACTCTTCCCAACCCCAGCGACTGGGCAGCTTCTGATTGCCCGATGTCAATAGACTGGATACCTGCGCGGACGATTTCAGCAATATATGCGCTGCTATTGAGACTCAACGCTATCACTGATGCTGTTAGTCTTCCCAAATTGAAATTGATGCCAAAGCTTTGCATGAGAGCAGGTATGCCAAAGTAAATCATGAAAATCTGCACCAGCAAAGGCGTTCCCCGGAAAAAGTCAATATATGCTCTGGTTGCCCAACGCAGGGGCGCTATGGTTGAGAGGCGGGCAATTCCTAAAAGTGAACCGCCAATCATTCCTAAAAAGACGGAGAATGCTGTTAGATATAGCGTCACGAAAACTCCCTGCAATAAGTAGGGCATTGCGTTTAAGATGACGTTGGTAGCTTTTAGGGGAGTTGTTGATTTATCAAAGTTGAGTGTTTCTGGAAGTGGTGGGGCTTCGGCATTAAACCACTTCCGATAAAGGCGATTGTAGGTGCCATTTCCCAAGATAATTGCCAGCCCTTTGTTGATGTCATCTAAATAGGGAGAACCTTTAGGGGTGGGGATGCCATAGTATTCTTCTGTAAGCAGTTGATTGATAATTTTGATTGACTTGAGGTTGTTTTCTTTGATAGCGTAGAGAGTTACGGCAGCATCATTAATGGCGGCATCTACATTGCCGTTGATTAGTTCTTGAAGCACTAGCGGTGAAGAATCGAAGGTGCTAATTTTGGCACCAGGTATTTTTGCTGCTTCGGCTGCGCCAGTGGTGCCGATTTGTACAGCTACCTTCTTGTTTTGGAGACTTTCTAGGGAAGTAATTTCTGTGTTGTCAGCTTTGATGGCGATCGCTAACCCGGATCTGAAATAAGGACGGGAAAAATCTACCACTTTCTGACGTTCGGCGGTGATCGTCATGGCTGCGATCGCTGCATCGACGGTTTTCGCCTGCAAAGCTGGAATCATCCCGTCAAATTGCATCGTTACAAATGCAATCTCGAAATCAGACGCTTGCGCGATCGCTTTAAACAAATCTACATCAAAGCCGTCTATCTCGTTGTTTTCCCCCAGCAACTCAAACGGCGGATATGTAGGCTCTACTGCTACCTTAAGCGTGGTTTTTGCTTTGGCGAAACTGGCACTCAACAGAAAAATGCCCAAAATCAGCAGACAACTCAAGCCAAAAACTAAACCTTGGCGTCGCCAACGTGACTGAATGAATCTGTGCATTTGCCTTACCTGAGAGTGGAATTTCTACTAATGACGCGAAGCCGATTTGCTAAATCTTACAAAAATTCCGTACCCTAATATAATTTAATAATTACAATTACACCAGAAAAAACTATGGAGGATTCCACCCCGGCAATTGTCTTTGAAGGCATTGAGAAAAGCTTTGGTTCTCTCAAAGTCTTACAAGGAATTAGCGGTGAAATCCACCGGGGAGAAGTGGTGGCGATAATCGGGTCAAGTGGTTGTGGTAAGAGTACGCTGTTGCGCTGCTTCAACCGTCTGGAGACGATTAACGGCGGGCGTTTAGTTGTCAATGGGATAGATTTGTCGCGTCCGCAACTCAATCAAAAGCAATTGCGGAGGCTACGGGCGCAGGTGGGGATGGTTTTTCAGCAGTTTAATCTGTTTCCTCATTTGAGCGTGTTGGAAAATTTAATGCTGGCTCCGCGTTTGGTGTTAGGTAAATCTGGCTCTCAGATTGAGGAGCAGGCGCGATTTTATTTAGAGAAAGTTGGTTTAGTGGAGAAAGCAAAGGCTTATCCAGAACAGCTCTCTGGAGGACAAAAGCAACGAGTAGCGATCGCTCGCAGTTTGTGTATGAACCCCCAGATTATGCTATTTGATGAACCGACTAGCGCCCTCGATCCAGAATTGGTCGGGGAAGTGCTGGTGGTGATGCAGCAGCTTGCAGAAGAAGGAATGACGATGGTGGTGGTGACGCACGAGATGCAGTTTGCTCGCGATGTGGCGCATCGAGTATTCTTTATGGATCGAGGTTGTGTAGCGGAACAAGGTTCCGCAAGGGCAGTTTTGACTCAGCCAAAAAGCGATCGCTTGCGTACTTTCTTGAGTCGCATGAATTTCGCTGAGAATTTATCAAATTAATATACCAGCGTAATTAAGAAACTAACAAATGCTCATGTTGTGTTGGGTTTCCCTATTTAGCTCTACCTAATCTAAAATCATTATGTTTTGCCCACCATTGCCTACTAATTTCAGCAATGGTGGGCTTTCTAAACATGGTTAAATTGTTACCCAAGCGGGCAACAGCCTCATCGCAAATTTTCCGGGATATTCTCAGGTACAGTCCAGTAGTAAATTGTGTGCTGACGAGCAGGCCCTTGCACCTGTACCACACGCTCAGGTTTCCATTCCCCCATGTCGAAGTCATGGGAAACAATGCGGGTGCCTGGTTTGAGTTCTTTTAACAGCTTGGGCCGAAGTTTCACGTTAATATCAGGAAGCAGATAGAGCGTCACTACTGTTGCGTCGCTCAAATTAGTTTGAAAAAGGTCTTGTTGTAAAAATCGCACGCGGTCAGCTACACCCGCTTTTTGGGCATTGTCTTTACTTTGCTGAACCAGCTCTGGATTAATGTCTATGCCAGTGCCACGAGTGCCGAATTGTTTTGCTGCGGTAATCACAATTCTCCCATCGCCACTGCCGAGATCGTAGAGTACATCGTCACCTTTGACTTGTCCTACTTTTAGCATTTCGGCTACAACTTCATTTGGCGTGGGTACAAATGGTACATCTGCGGCACGTTCTTGGGTTTGAGGGCTGGGAGCAGGTGCTTGGGCTTGAACAGTGGGTTGGGCTTGAACAGTGGGTTGGGCTTGTGCATCGAATTCTCGTTGTTGGCTACAACTTGCAATGCCCAAGCTGACAATACTCACACTTGCAATTAATAACCTTGTGATTTGTTGTACTTGCATAGCATTTTTCTCCGTTTAAGTTATGTGGAAAACTGCTGGCATTTTGGGTAAGGGAAGCATTTTGAGGAGGGATGAACCGCAAAGATGCTATAGAGCAAGGGAGAAAACAGAGGAGAAACTTCAATGTTTCGTCTCTACAGGGGTAAATAGAATTTTGCCGTTCTAATGCTGCCACCGATTCCACAGCAATATCGGTACACCTGCTATCACTACGGCTACGCCTACAAGCGCCCCAATACCTGTGTAGGCAAGACTGGAATAAAGTAAATAACCGCAGATGAGGCAAAAAAGTAGGGGTGTTAGGGGATAGAAAGGGACGTGAAACGGTCGATTTATACCTGGTTCCCGCGCCCGTAAAACTAATAGGGAGACACCTGTCAGCAGGAAGAAGAACCAGAATACAGGGGCGGTGTAGTCTACCATTGTCTTAAAGCCTTCGCGTGTCAGGGTGCCAAGTAAGACTAAGGCTAAAGCGATCGCGCCCTGGACTAACATTGCATTAGTTGGCGTGTTGCTGCGACTTTTCCAGGTTCCCAGGAAGGCGAACAGCCCAAAGTCCTTTCCTAGTGCGTAGTTAGTACGCGCACCTGTAAAAATCGTGGCGTTGATTGCACCCAAGGTAGAAACAGCAATTAGTAAGCTGATAAACCAAGCACCAGTTTCGCCAACCGCATTACGCATCAAATCTGCTGCTACGGCTTCGGAATTTGCCATTCCCGCCAGTCCTAGCCCTCTGATGTAAGCGAAGTTGATCGCTAAGTATATCGCCGCGATGATGCCGATACTCCAAAGTAGCGATCGCACCATGTTTCGTCTGAGATTCTGCAACTCTGCCGAAATATAAGCTGCTTCGTTCCAGCCGCCATAAGACAACAGCACGAAAATCATCGCTAAGCCCCAATTTGTTTGCGATGTCGATGC from Funiculus sociatus GB2-C1 includes these protein-coding regions:
- a CDS encoding ABC transporter permease subunit (The N-terminal region of this protein, as described by TIGR01726, is a three transmembrane segment that identifies a subfamily of ABC transporter permease subunits, which specificities that include histidine, arginine, glutamine, glutamate, L-cystine (sic), the opines (in Agrobacterium) octopine and nopaline, etc.); this encodes MHRFIQSRWRRQGLVFGLSCLLILGIFLLSASFAKAKTTLKVAVEPTYPPFELLGENNEIDGFDVDLFKAIAQASDFEIAFVTMQFDGMIPALQAKTVDAAIAAMTITAERQKVVDFSRPYFRSGLAIAIKADNTEITSLESLQNKKVAVQIGTTGAAEAAKIPGAKISTFDSSPLVLQELINGNVDAAINDAAVTLYAIKENNLKSIKIINQLLTEEYYGIPTPKGSPYLDDINKGLAIILGNGTYNRLYRKWFNAEAPPLPETLNFDKSTTPLKATNVILNAMPYLLQGVFVTLYLTAFSVFLGMIGGSLLGIARLSTIAPLRWATRAYIDFFRGTPLLVQIFMIYFGIPALMQSFGINFNLGRLTASVIALSLNSSAYIAEIVRAGIQSIDIGQSEAAQSLGLGRVETMRYVIFPQALRRMLPPLGNEFITLLKDTSLVAVIGFEELFQQGRLIVANNYRAFEIYAAVALIYLALTLLSSRTFSFLERSMNPVKAAK
- a CDS encoding amino acid ABC transporter ATP-binding protein: MEDSTPAIVFEGIEKSFGSLKVLQGISGEIHRGEVVAIIGSSGCGKSTLLRCFNRLETINGGRLVVNGIDLSRPQLNQKQLRRLRAQVGMVFQQFNLFPHLSVLENLMLAPRLVLGKSGSQIEEQARFYLEKVGLVEKAKAYPEQLSGGQKQRVAIARSLCMNPQIMLFDEPTSALDPELVGEVLVVMQQLAEEGMTMVVVTHEMQFARDVAHRVFFMDRGCVAEQGSARAVLTQPKSDRLRTFLSRMNFAENLSN
- a CDS encoding APC family permease — protein: MSRRANYSSTNQALVMSNAASPKPTLAFVDAIALIVGIVIGAGIFETPALVAANAGSAGFALLLWLLGGGMSLVGALCYAELATAYPHAGGNYYYLMRAFGKNLAFLFAWARMTVIQTGSIALLAFVFGDYASQLFRLGDYSPSLYAAIAVASLTGLNIIGVQQGKWAQNLLSVAKILGLLLVIVVGLTSAGNPVTEVPAASTSQTNWGLAMIFVLLSYGGWNEAAYISAELQNLRRNMVRSLLWSIGIIAAIYLAINFAYIRGLGLAGMANSEAVAADLMRNAVGETGAWFISLLIAVSTLGAINATIFTGARTNYALGKDFGLFAFLGTWKSRSNTPTNAMLVQGAIALALVLLGTLTREGFKTMVDYTAPVFWFFFLLTGVSLLVLRAREPGINRPFHVPFYPLTPLLFCLICGYLLYSSLAYTGIGALVGVAVVIAGVPILLWNRWQH
- a CDS encoding class I SAM-dependent methyltransferase; this encodes MQVQQITRLLIASVSIVSLGIASCSQQREFDAQAQPTVQAQPTVQAQAPAPSPQTQERAADVPFVPTPNEVVAEMLKVGQVKGDDVLYDLGSGDGRIVITAAKQFGTRGTGIDINPELVQQSKDNAQKAGVADRVRFLQQDLFQTNLSDATVVTLYLLPDINVKLRPKLLKELKPGTRIVSHDFDMGEWKPERVVQVQGPARQHTIYYWTVPENIPENLR